Proteins encoded by one window of Oxobacter pfennigii:
- a CDS encoding GNAT family N-acetyltransferase — translation MNKMIKIRNEEETDYERVEEITRKAFWNLYIPGCIEHYLVHVMRSHKDFLPELDLVIEVDNQIVGNIMYTKTKLIDESGEEKDILTFGPVCILPEYQRNGYGKKLMEYSFQQAAALGYDVIVIFGNPNNYVSRGFKSCKKYNVCLENGTYPAAMMVKELKPDVLDGRKWVYYQSPVFEIDEQEAGRFDEGLESLEKKYQPSQEEFYIHSHSIIQ, via the coding sequence ATGAATAAAATGATTAAGATTAGGAATGAAGAAGAAACAGATTATGAGAGAGTAGAAGAAATCACAAGGAAAGCTTTTTGGAATTTATATATTCCGGGGTGCATTGAACACTATTTAGTTCATGTTATGCGATCCCACAAAGACTTTCTGCCGGAGTTGGATTTGGTGATTGAAGTTGATAATCAGATCGTCGGGAATATCATGTATACTAAAACAAAACTAATTGATGAGTCCGGGGAAGAAAAAGACATCCTTACTTTTGGTCCGGTTTGCATTTTGCCAGAATACCAGAGGAATGGATATGGGAAAAAACTAATGGAGTATTCCTTTCAACAGGCGGCCGCACTTGGTTATGATGTGATTGTAATATTTGGAAATCCGAATAATTATGTAAGCCGCGGTTTTAAGAGTTGCAAAAAGTACAATGTCTGTCTTGAAAATGGGACATATCCGGCGGCAATGATGGTAAAAGAGCTCAAACCAGATGTCTTGGACGGAAGAAAATGGGTTTACTATCAAAGTCCTGTATTTGAGATAGATGAACAAGAAGCTGGGCGCTTTGACGAGGGTTTGGAAAGCCTGGAGAAAAAGTACCAGCCAAGCCAGGAAGAATTTTATATTCACAGCCATTCTATTATACAGTGA
- the ytaF gene encoding sporulation membrane protein YtaF — MHILSIFLFAISSSVDSLIIGLSYGTKKVRIDFFNNFIASLISGLGTFLAMLFGKVLLQIIPLQWANIIGSGMLILLGMYLLGNFLRKNIDSMKGAGEVNENISEFQRYENTLRSPDVIDANDSKTIEFKEAIILGIILCLNNIGLGIGAGITGLNIYMTPISSLLFSLVFIPIGYYIGEKVIPDKLSGYSEIISICIIVILGIYELFI; from the coding sequence ATGCACATTTTATCAATTTTCCTTTTTGCAATTTCTTCAAGCGTTGACAGTCTTATCATAGGACTGAGTTACGGAACTAAAAAAGTTAGAATTGATTTTTTTAATAACTTTATTGCATCTTTAATTTCTGGCCTGGGTACCTTTTTAGCAATGTTATTTGGAAAAGTGCTTTTGCAAATAATTCCATTACAGTGGGCAAACATCATAGGAAGCGGCATGCTGATTTTGTTAGGCATGTATCTTTTGGGAAATTTCTTGAGAAAAAATATTGACAGCATGAAAGGTGCCGGGGAAGTTAATGAGAATATATCAGAGTTTCAGCGCTATGAAAATACACTTAGAAGTCCGGACGTAATAGATGCAAATGACTCAAAAACCATAGAATTTAAAGAAGCTATTATTTTGGGAATAATTCTCTGCTTAAATAATATTGGCTTAGGTATAGGTGCAGGTATTACCGGTCTGAATATTTACATGACACCTATATCCTCATTGCTTTTTAGTCTGGTATTTATTCCAATAGGGTATTACATTGGCGAAAAAGTAATTCCTGATAAATTATCAGGATATTCAGAAATAATTTCAATATGTATTATTGTAATTCTTGGAATTTACGAGCTATTTATTTAA